The genomic interval GGACGGCGACACGGTCTTCGAGCCGTCCACGGTACGGGAGTTGGTCCAGCCTTTCGGCGACCCGCGCGTGGGAGCCGTGGCCGGCAACGCGAAGGTCGGCAACCGGGACTCGCTGATCGGCGCCTGGCAGCACATCGAGTACGTGATGGGCTTCAACCTCGACCGCCGGATGTACGACGTCCTGCGCTGCATGCCGACGATCCCGGGCGCGGTGGGTGCCTTCCGCCGGTCCGCCCTGGAACGCGTCGGCGGCATGAGCGACGACACGCTCGCCGAGGACACCGACATCACCATGGCCATGCACCGGGACGGCTGGCGCGTGGTCTACGCGGAGAAGGCGCGCGCCTGGACGGAGGCACCGGAGTCCGTCCAGCAGCTCTGGTCCCAGCGCTACCGGTGGTCGTACGGCACCATGCAGGCGATCTGGAAGCACCGGCGTGCGCTGGTCGAACGGGGCCCCTCGGGCCGCTTCGGCCGCGTCGGCCTCCCCTTGGTCTCCCTGTTCATGGTGGTGGCCCCGCTGCTGGCCCCCCTGATCGACGTGTTCCTTCTCTACGGCGTCGTGTTCGGCCCGACGCAGAAGACGATCGTGGCCTGGCTGGGCGTCCTCGCGATCCAAGTGGTCTGCGCCGCCTACGCCTTCCGTCTCGACCGGGAACGCATGACCCACCTGATCTCGCTGCCGTTGCAGCAGATCCTCTACCGCCAGCTCATGTACGTCGTACTGCTCCAGTCCTGGATCACGGCCCTCACCGGAGGCCGCCTGCGCTGGCAGAAGCTGCGCCGCACGGGAGTCGTCGAGGCACCGGGCGGACCGGTACCGCGGCAACGGGCACGCAGTGAGAGCGACGAGCGGAGGCCGGTCGGATGACGCAGGAGTACACGGCGGGCAGGCATGGGGTGGTCACTGCCTCCAAGGCCCCCGGCCGGGACCGCTACCTGGACCTTCTCCGTTCCCTCGCCCTGGTCCGCGTCGTCCTCTACCACCTGTTCGGCTGGGCGTGGCTGACCGTGCTGTTCCCGTCGATGGGCGTGATGTTCGCGCTGGCGGGCTCACTGATGGCCCGCTCGCTGAAGAGGCCGGCGCTGAGCGTCATCAGGGGCCGGATCCGCCGACTCCTGCCTCCCCTCTGGGCGTTCAGCGCGGTGGTGCTGCCGCTGATGTTCCTGGGCGGCTGGAAACTGTCCGAGGACCCGGACCACAGCGGCACCTGGGGCCTGCTGGAGCTGGTGAACTACGTCATCCCGATCGGGGCGCCGCCGTACCCCTGGGAGGTCGGCTTCCCGAACGACCTCCTGGAAAGCACCTGGGCGGACCAGGCGGTGGGCCCGTTGTGGTACCTCCGCGCGTATCTGTGGTTCGTACTGGCCTCCCCGCTGCTGCTGTGGGCGTTCCGCAGGGTGCCCTGGGCGACCCTGCTGGCACCGCTGGCCCTGGCGGCCGTGGTGGGCACGGGTCTGGTGACGATCCCCGGCGAACTCGGCAACGCGGTCACCGACTTCGCGATCTACGGCAGCTGCTGGGTCCTCGGTTTCGCGCACCACGAGGGAGTGCTGGCGAAGGTCCCGCGCTATCTCGCCGTCTCCGGGTCGGTCCTGGTGATGTCCTTCGCCCTGTGGTGGGCCTCCGCCCATCTGGGCCCCGACGGCTGGGACCTGAACGACATCCCGCTCGCCCAGGCGACCTGGTCGTTCGGTTTCGTGGTGATCCTGCTCCAGTACTCGCCGTCCTGGCAGGAGCTCCCGGGCCGCCTCGCCCGCTGGGACAAGCTGGTCACCCTCTCCAACAACCGCGCCGTCACGATCTACCTCTGGCACAACCTGCTGATCATGGCCACGGTCCCGATCATCGACCAGGCCTACAACCTCCCCTTCATGCAGAGCGACCGCGCGGTCGCTGCGCTCGACGCGACGGACATGTTGTGGATGTTCGTCCTGGTCTGGCCGCTGATCGGGCTCTCGATCCTGGCGTTCGGGTGGATCGAGGACTTGGCGGCGAAGCGGAGGCCGAGGCTGTGGCCGAACGGTTCACGACGGGGTCGTGTGGGGGCCGTGGCGACCGGGGGACAGGGGTCCTGACGGACTTTGGGCTCCGCCTCCGTGCGCGCGGGAGGCGGAGCCCAGCCGTGTCATCCGATGGAGAGCCGTTTCGGCCAGTAGGTGTTCGCCTCACGGCACCGTTGGCTGCGACGGCCCAGATGTCCGGGATACCGTCGCTGTTGCCGTCAGGTGTCCCCATCAGCAGCGGAACGTCGGTGGTGTACCAGCCGGAGGCACCGTACTCGGGTCGGCCTTGCCCGAGGAGTTCGCGGCGGACGCCAGGGAGTTGAGGTCGGTCCCTCCTCCGCTCGCGGCGATTCCCTTGCGGAGCAGAAGTCGCCCGGACGAGTCGGTGCGGTAGACCATGTCGGCGGCGCCGTCTCCGCTGACGTCCATGACGGTCACCAGATCACGGTTGGTCCACCCGCCGGACAGAAGGACTGCCGGCGGTGGCGAAGAAGTCGGGAAGCTGTTGTGGTTCGAGGTGGGTGGGGGCGCCGGTGTTCGATCGCGGGTGTGCACCGCCGCCGTAACACCATCAGGCGTACAGCGGTGGTGCACAGAGAAGGCGGTCAAGAACGCGCCGTGCCTGCAAGGGCACGCGGGAGGCGAGCTTGAGGGATCCAAGGCAGGCGACGGATGCCGCCCCACTCCCTACGGACGGGAGCGGGAGCACGGTATCCCTGGCCATGCGCGCCCTCGTCGACCGCGGCCTGCCCCAGGATGTGATCGACGTCCACGCGGCCTGTCCGTACTACTCCGTGATCGAGCTCGAGCAGCTGGGTGCATTCGACCTCGTCGAGCTGCGCGACCGGCTGGAGAGTGTCGTATGGGTGAGTGACGAGGAGTTCGCGGCGTACGGGCTCAGCCCCGACGACATCGCCGAGCTGCGGCGATGGGCCCTGGAGTGGGAGTCCGACCTAGGGCTGCGGCTGGCCGAGGACTACGACGACCCCGAGGACGCCGGCGACTGAGGCGGTCGGCCGGCTCTCACGCCCCGGTCCCCCCGAAGCGGAGCTTTTCGTAACACAAGGACTCCACGACCTCTCACCCCGGTCTCCCCGAGGGTGAGAGCAAAGTTCCTTTCCGGTCACCCGGTGCCACAGGCAGGAAACGCGTCCTCCCTACCTTCGGGGTCAGCCACTCGTAGCAGGACCTGAGCCCCGTCGCACCGTGGAGGCGTCATGACAGCCCCTAGTACAGCCCCCGCACCCCCGAGCAGGGGCGGTCGCTGGATCCAGCAGTGGGATCCCGAGGACGAGACCTTCTGGAAGGAGACCGGCGAGAAGGTCGCCAAGCGGAACCTGCTCTTCTCCGTTCTCTCCGAGCACATCGGGTTCTCGGTCTGGACCATGTGGTCCGTGCTGGTGCTCTTCATGGGCCCGGAGTACGGGCTCACCCCGGCCGACAAGTTCCTGCTCACGTCGATGGTCACGCTCGTGGGCGCCGTCGTCCGCGTCCCCTACACCTTCGCCGTCGCGATCTTCGGCGGGCGGAACTGGACGATCATCTCGGCCAGCCTGCTCCTCGTCCCCACCGTCGCCGCGTTCGCCGTGATGAAGCCGGGGACCTCGTTCAACACCTTCCTGCTGGTCGGTCTGCTGGCCGGTATCGGCGGTGGCAACTTCGCCTCCTCCATGACGAACATCAACGCGTTCTTCCCCCTCCGTAAGAAGGGGTGGGCCCTCGGGCTCAACGCCGGCGGCGGCAACATCGGCGTCCCGGTCATCCAGCTGATCGCCCTCGCGATCATCGGCGCCAGCGGCGGACCCCGGGTGCTGCTCGGGATCTACATCCCGCTGATCCTCGTCGCCGCCGTTCTCTCCGCGCTCTTCATGGACAACATCGAGAACGTGAAGAACGACACCGGCGCCGCCAAGGACGCCGCGAAGGACGGCCACACCTGGATCATGTCCTTCCTCTACATCGGAACCTTCGGCTCGTTCATCGGCTACAGCTTCGCCTTCGGCCAGGTGCTGACCAACCAGTTCGGCCGGACCCCGCTGGAGGCCGCGTACGTCACCTTCATCGGCCCGCTGCTCGGCTCGCTGATCCGCCCGGTGGGCGGCGCGCTGGCCGACAAGTACGGCGGCGCGAAGATCACGCTGTGGAACTACGTCGGGATGGGCGCCGCGACAGCCGTACTCATCGCCGCGAGCATGCAGAAGTCGCTCGGACTGTTCACCGTGGCCTTCGTGGTCCTGTTCGTCCTCAGCGGCCTCGGCAACGGCTCGACCTTCAAGATGATCCCGGGCATCTTCCACACGAAGGCCCTGGGTAAGGGACTCGAAGGCGAAGAGGCCGCCGCCTACGGCCGCCGGCTCTCCGGTGCCTCCATGGGGCTCATCGGCGCGGTGGGCGCACTGGGCGGCGTCGGCATCAACCTCGCCTTCCGCCAGTCCTTCCTCTCCTACGGCTCCGGCACCGGCGCGTTCGTCGCCTTCCTCGCCTTCTACGCGGCCTGCTTCGCGGTCACCTGGGCCGTATACCTTCGGCGTACGGCCGCCCAGGGTCAGGCCTCGACCGCCGCAGAGGCGAAGCCGCAGCTCAGCTACGCCGAGGTGTGACGTAACACTGGCGACATGAAGCGGAACCGAGCCTGTCACGAGCCGTTGACAGGCTCGGTCGGCATGTAGGTCAGACGACAGACTGCGGGACGAGAGCCATGTACGAGGAACAGCAGGCAGCAGAGCAACACGGCCCCCTTGCGGGGTTCACCGTGGGAGTCACGGCCGCGCGCCGGGCAGACGAACTCGGTGCGCTGCTCCAGCGTCGCGGGGCCGCGGTCCTGCACGCGCCCGCCCTGCGGATCGTGCCCCTCTCCGACGACAGCGAGCTGCTGGCGGCGACGAAGGACCTGATCGACCAGGCGCCGGACGTCGTGGTGGCCACCACGGCCATCGGCTTCCGGGGATGGGTCGAGGCCGCCGAGGGCTGGGGGCTCGGTGAGACGCTCCTCGACCGGCTGCGCGAGGTGGAACTGCTCGCGCGCGGCCCCAAGGTCAAGGGGTCCATCCGGGCCGCCGGACTGACGGAGGACTGGTCGCCGTCGTCCGAGTCCATGGCCGAGGTGCTCGACCGGCTTTTGGAGGAGGGCGTCGAGGGCCGCCGTATCGCCATCCAGCTGCACGGTGAGCCGTTGCCCGGGTTCGTGGAGGCGCTGCGGGCCGGGGGCGCGGAGGTCGTCGGGGTGCCGGTGTACCGGTGGATGCCGCCGGAGGACATCGGGCCGGTGGACCGGCTGCTGGACGCGGCCGTCTCGCGGGGGCTGGACGCGCTGACCTTCACGAGCGCGCCGGCCGCGGCCTCGCTGCTGTCCCGGGCCGAGGACCGGAGTCTGCTGCCGGAGCTGCTCGCCGCGCTCAACCACGACGTGCTGCCGGCGTGTGTCGGGCCGGTGACCGCGGTGCCGTTGCAGGCGCGGGGGGTGGAGACGGTCGCGCCCGAGCGTTTCCGGCTCGGTCCGCTCGTGCAGTTGCTGTGCCAGGAGCTTCCCGGCCGGGCCCGGGCGCTGCCCA from Streptomyces sp. CC0208 carries:
- a CDS encoding acyltransferase, which codes for MTQEYTAGRHGVVTASKAPGRDRYLDLLRSLALVRVVLYHLFGWAWLTVLFPSMGVMFALAGSLMARSLKRPALSVIRGRIRRLLPPLWAFSAVVLPLMFLGGWKLSEDPDHSGTWGLLELVNYVIPIGAPPYPWEVGFPNDLLESTWADQAVGPLWYLRAYLWFVLASPLLLWAFRRVPWATLLAPLALAAVVGTGLVTIPGELGNAVTDFAIYGSCWVLGFAHHEGVLAKVPRYLAVSGSVLVMSFALWWASAHLGPDGWDLNDIPLAQATWSFGFVVILLQYSPSWQELPGRLARWDKLVTLSNNRAVTIYLWHNLLIMATVPIIDQAYNLPFMQSDRAVAALDATDMLWMFVLVWPLIGLSILAFGWIEDLAAKRRPRLWPNGSRRGRVGAVATGGQGS
- a CDS encoding nitrate/nitrite transporter, with product MTAPSTAPAPPSRGGRWIQQWDPEDETFWKETGEKVAKRNLLFSVLSEHIGFSVWTMWSVLVLFMGPEYGLTPADKFLLTSMVTLVGAVVRVPYTFAVAIFGGRNWTIISASLLLVPTVAAFAVMKPGTSFNTFLLVGLLAGIGGGNFASSMTNINAFFPLRKKGWALGLNAGGGNIGVPVIQLIALAIIGASGGPRVLLGIYIPLILVAAVLSALFMDNIENVKNDTGAAKDAAKDGHTWIMSFLYIGTFGSFIGYSFAFGQVLTNQFGRTPLEAAYVTFIGPLLGSLIRPVGGALADKYGGAKITLWNYVGMGAATAVLIAASMQKSLGLFTVAFVVLFVLSGLGNGSTFKMIPGIFHTKALGKGLEGEEAAAYGRRLSGASMGLIGAVGALGGVGINLAFRQSFLSYGSGTGAFVAFLAFYAACFAVTWAVYLRRTAAQGQASTAAEAKPQLSYAEV
- a CDS encoding uroporphyrinogen-III synthase, giving the protein MYEEQQAAEQHGPLAGFTVGVTAARRADELGALLQRRGAAVLHAPALRIVPLSDDSELLAATKDLIDQAPDVVVATTAIGFRGWVEAAEGWGLGETLLDRLREVELLARGPKVKGSIRAAGLTEDWSPSSESMAEVLDRLLEEGVEGRRIAIQLHGEPLPGFVEALRAGGAEVVGVPVYRWMPPEDIGPVDRLLDAAVSRGLDALTFTSAPAAASLLSRAEDRSLLPELLAALNHDVLPACVGPVTAVPLQARGVETVAPERFRLGPLVQLLCQELPGRARALPIAGHRVEIRGHAVLVDGVLRPVPPAGMSLLRALSRRPGWVVSRAELLRALPGAGRDEHAVETAMARLRTALGAPKLIQTVVKRGYRLALDPAADAKYSDV